The Candidatus Nitrosocosmicus franklandus genome contains a region encoding:
- a CDS encoding heavy-metal-associated domain-containing protein translates to MLVYKVKILNYEYTIRWILISYDKIQFRAVGMYCTTCKPIVENQLRNNKGIKKIDIDYMTDRVIIEFDL, encoded by the coding sequence TTGCTAGTTTATAAAGTCAAGATATTAAATTACGAATATACGATTAGATGGATATTGATATCGTATGATAAGATTCAGTTTAGAGCTGTTGGAATGTATTGCACAACTTGCAAACCTATTGTAGAAAATCAGTTGAGAAACAACAAGGGAATCAAGAAAATTGACATAGATTACATGACAGATAGAGTGATCATAGAATTTGATCTCTAA
- a CDS encoding heavy metal translocating P-type ATPase: protein MAKDPICGMFVEEEESSIHYKKDGITYYFCSSQCLNEFLEPEKALKKLKVHVMISIALTIPIVLLSLPHMIPQLGHILPMEMMGYTNYILLILSTPVQFWIGWRFYRGFWDGIKAKASNMDTLIAIGTTAAYVYSAIVTLIPGYFPFTAVYFETAAIIITLILIGRLLETKTKEKASYAVRKLLDLKPRTARVLRAVIREKNDTNKSNESSTLDNPGLKLVSKEFKEIEIPVEEVIEGDLMVIRPGERIPTDGIIIDGSSSIDESAITGESIPVDKVKGDEVIGATINKNGLLKVRATKVGQDTVLSHIITLVEEAKTGKAKLEKMVDQVAKYFVPAIIIIAVGVFLGWYFVGNAGLTYSILAFVSVMIIACPCALGLATPAALMMGAGKGAENGILYKGGEQIEIASKVNTIVFDKTGTLTEGKPSVTDIISLDQIDNLGLLKLASMAESGSEHPLAQAVIDRAKKEGIETIASPDSFKAVAGHGLQAAYSNQKIIIGNRKMMYDNKVPIDKDVETRLAQLEQEGRTAVLVSVNNRLSGIIAISDTIKKGAKEVIEVLKKQRIEPIMLTGDNERTAKAVASKIGIDRVIAQVLPHQKEAIVDDLKTKENKVVAMVGDGINDAPALARADLGIAIGSGTDVAKETGGIILIKNDIRHVITALELGRKTVLKIKQNLFWAFVYNTGLIPVAAGILVPFFGLSVFGWLPILAGIAMAMSSVTVVTNSLLLGRYKPKE from the coding sequence ATGGCAAAAGATCCTATTTGCGGTATGTTTGTTGAGGAAGAGGAAAGCTCAATTCATTATAAAAAGGATGGAATTACATATTATTTTTGCTCATCTCAGTGTCTTAACGAATTTCTCGAGCCTGAGAAGGCTCTAAAAAAGTTAAAGGTTCATGTTATGATAAGCATAGCCCTAACAATACCCATAGTTTTACTCAGTTTGCCTCATATGATCCCACAGCTAGGGCATATTTTACCTATGGAGATGATGGGATATACGAATTACATACTTTTGATCCTGTCTACTCCTGTCCAATTTTGGATTGGCTGGAGATTCTATAGGGGATTTTGGGATGGTATTAAAGCTAAAGCATCGAACATGGATACTTTAATTGCAATAGGTACTACTGCTGCATATGTTTATAGTGCAATAGTTACATTAATTCCGGGATACTTTCCCTTTACCGCGGTATACTTTGAGACGGCTGCAATAATAATTACGCTTATTTTGATAGGAAGACTCCTAGAAACAAAGACAAAGGAAAAAGCCTCTTATGCTGTCAGAAAGCTGCTAGATTTAAAGCCACGAACTGCTCGAGTACTAAGAGCAGTTATAAGAGAAAAAAATGATACAAATAAAAGTAATGAAAGTTCAACATTGGATAATCCGGGTCTAAAATTAGTTTCAAAGGAATTCAAGGAAATAGAAATTCCAGTCGAAGAAGTAATAGAAGGAGACTTGATGGTTATACGACCCGGCGAAAGAATTCCAACTGACGGAATTATAATCGATGGCTCTTCATCCATAGACGAATCTGCAATAACAGGAGAAAGTATACCCGTAGACAAAGTAAAAGGAGATGAGGTAATAGGCGCTACTATCAATAAGAACGGTTTACTAAAAGTAAGAGCAACTAAAGTTGGTCAAGATACAGTCTTATCTCACATCATTACCTTAGTGGAAGAAGCCAAAACAGGAAAAGCAAAGCTGGAAAAAATGGTCGACCAGGTTGCTAAATATTTTGTTCCTGCAATCATAATAATAGCAGTGGGAGTTTTTCTTGGATGGTACTTTGTAGGAAACGCTGGATTGACATATTCTATACTGGCTTTTGTGTCAGTAATGATAATTGCATGTCCATGTGCGTTGGGATTGGCAACTCCTGCAGCTTTAATGATGGGTGCCGGAAAAGGTGCTGAAAACGGAATCTTGTATAAGGGTGGTGAACAGATAGAGATAGCAAGTAAAGTTAATACAATAGTATTTGATAAAACTGGAACACTAACAGAAGGAAAACCTTCTGTTACCGATATTATATCACTTGATCAGATCGATAATCTCGGACTCTTAAAACTAGCATCAATGGCAGAGTCTGGGTCTGAACATCCATTGGCTCAGGCGGTCATTGATAGAGCAAAAAAAGAAGGAATTGAAACGATAGCTTCTCCCGATTCATTTAAGGCAGTAGCAGGACATGGCCTTCAAGCCGCATACTCTAATCAAAAGATAATTATCGGAAATAGAAAAATGATGTATGACAACAAAGTGCCTATTGATAAAGACGTAGAAACAAGACTGGCACAACTGGAGCAAGAAGGTAGGACTGCCGTCTTAGTTTCGGTAAATAATCGCTTGTCTGGAATAATTGCAATATCTGATACCATCAAAAAGGGAGCAAAAGAAGTGATAGAAGTATTAAAAAAACAAAGGATCGAACCAATAATGCTTACAGGAGATAATGAAAGAACTGCCAAGGCTGTGGCCTCCAAGATCGGAATAGATAGGGTAATAGCACAGGTATTGCCGCATCAAAAGGAAGCGATTGTAGATGATTTGAAGACAAAAGAAAATAAAGTTGTGGCCATGGTAGGTGATGGAATTAATGATGCACCTGCTTTAGCAAGAGCTGATTTGGGAATTGCCATAGGTTCTGGAACTGATGTAGCTAAAGAAACTGGTGGCATCATTTTAATTAAGAATGATATTCGACATGTAATAACTGCACTGGAACTTGGAAGGAAAACTGTTTTAAAAATAAAACAAAACCTGTTTTGGGCCTTTGTTTATAATACTGGATTAATTCCAGTTGCAGCTGGTATTCTTGTTCCTTTTTTTGGACTTTCAGTATTTGGCTGGCTTCCAATCCTTGCAGGTATAGCAATGGCCATGAGTTCAGTAACAGTAGTTACAAACTCTCTACTACTAGGAAGATATAAACCTAAAGAATAG
- a CDS encoding sialidase family protein, with translation MTIFSTLSLLAVDTELLSYSQVKEGDGDEYNNIFVIQNVSDNLGDSVYPQTESSENKVFVVWQDNLFGHNRMNYDILFKTSNDGGQTFGDVINLSNNTGFSEHPQMAVNGNNVYIVWADDTSLNREIYFITSNDGGQTFGDVINLSNNTADSYNQEISVSGDNVYVVWQDAQKLTQGNSSISFIASNDGGQTFGDVINLSNNAGKTSFPKISSSQENVYIAWNIDSGDRSIVGVNNTEGGIFFVKSHDNGSSFDNEIRLNTNEKPGELQIDTSDNNVYVVWGSPDPSTTNHNSAQALTNENISTDNLTGDGIYFTKSTDNGNSFTKPSFIQGQFLNPLNVDIIHDSDKLIVAIQATPLDNTVEGNQDIFLMGSQNMGDSFFSESVNISNNAGISECPSMTILSSDNKLFVVWQDRSPGNNEALSIKTNL, from the coding sequence TTGACAATATTCTCAACTCTTTCATTGCTTGCTGTAGACACCGAATTGTTATCTTACTCGCAGGTTAAAGAGGGTGACGGCGATGAGTATAACAATATTTTTGTTATTCAAAATGTAAGTGACAATCTAGGTGATTCGGTATATCCTCAGACCGAATCATCAGAAAATAAGGTATTTGTTGTTTGGCAAGATAATCTATTTGGTCATAATCGAATGAATTATGATATCTTATTTAAAACAAGTAACGATGGTGGTCAAACTTTTGGAGATGTAATAAATCTTTCAAACAATACGGGATTTTCTGAACATCCACAAATGGCTGTCAACGGAAACAATGTTTACATAGTTTGGGCAGACGACACTTCACTTAATCGAGAAATTTATTTTATCACAAGTAACGATGGTGGTCAAACTTTTGGAGATGTAATAAATCTTTCAAACAATACAGCTGATTCGTATAATCAAGAGATTTCGGTATCAGGCGATAATGTGTACGTCGTATGGCAGGATGCTCAAAAACTTACACAAGGTAATAGTAGTATATCATTTATCGCAAGTAACGATGGTGGTCAAACTTTTGGAGATGTAATAAATCTTTCAAACAATGCTGGAAAGACGTCTTTTCCAAAGATTTCCTCCTCTCAAGAGAATGTGTATATAGCGTGGAATATTGATAGCGGTGATAGATCGATTGTAGGAGTAAACAACACGGAGGGAGGAATCTTTTTTGTTAAATCTCATGACAATGGCAGTAGTTTTGACAATGAAATTCGTTTAAACACCAATGAAAAGCCTGGCGAGTTGCAAATAGACACCAGCGATAACAATGTATATGTTGTTTGGGGTTCTCCTGATCCTTCTACTACTAATCATAATTCCGCTCAAGCATTAACAAACGAAAACATTAGTACCGATAATTTGACAGGAGATGGTATCTATTTTACTAAAAGCACAGATAATGGCAACAGTTTTACAAAACCGTCTTTTATACAAGGTCAATTTCTAAATCCTCTGAATGTAGACATTATTCATGACTCTGATAAATTAATTGTTGCAATACAAGCTACGCCGCTCGATAATACTGTCGAAGGAAATCAAGATATATTTCTTATGGGAAGCCAGAATATGGGAGACTCGTTTTTTAGTGAATCAGTTAATATAAGTAACAATGCTGGAATATCTGAGTGCCCTTCAATGACAATCTTATCATCCGACAATAAACTGTTTGTCGTCTGGCAAGATAGATCTCCTGGAAATAATGAAGCCCTATCAATAAAAACAAATTTGTAA